ATCTCCACGCGGGCACCCTCGGCGATGGAGACGTTCACGTCCTGCCGGATGGTGCCGAGTCCGCGCTTGACCTTGCCAGTCGAGCGCAGGAGCATCCCGATTCGCTCGGCGGCCTCGCGGGCCTGTCCGGGCGAGGAGATGTCGGGTTTCGTACCGATCTCCACGAGCGGGATGCCGAGACGGTCGAGGCTGTAGCGCACGCCCGCGTCGGTCTCGGCGACGCGGCCGGCGGACTCCTCTTCGAGCAGGAGGTCCTCGACGCCGACCGGACCGTCGCTGGTCTGGATCTGGCCGTCCTGGCCGATCAGCGTCGAGCGCTGGAAGCCGGAGGTGTTCGAGCCGTCGACGACCAGTTTCCGCATGACGTGAGCCTGATCGACCACGGTCATGTCCAGCATCTCGGCGATCTGCATCGTCACGTCGAGTGCCTCCGCGTCGAGGCCGTGGGGCGGTTCGTCGTCCTCCTCGACCAGACAGGTGGTGTCGAACGCGAGGTACTCGAACGCCCGGTCCACGCGGGACTCCTCCAGTGCCGCCTCGTCGATCTCGCCGAGTTCGCTCTTGGTCGGGTGGAGATACCGGGTGAATCGGCGGGTGGAGTCGTCCGGTTCCCGACGCTCGGTCGGACAGCCACAGAACAGCTTCGTCGCGGTGTCGAGTTGCTGGTGGATCTCCAGCCCCGCGACGAGTCCGAGGGCCTCGTAGTCGTACGCGCTCATTGTCGGTCTCTGCGATTCCCTGCGGTAAAAAGGGTTCAGTCTCGGCGGCGGAGTGTGTTCGCTACGCACTCGGGTCGGCGTAGCTTCTTGCTCTCGCACGACGAGTATCGGGTGTGCAAACCACGACCGGCCGGCCCCGACTCACGCCCCTCCGTGCCGCCAGCGCCGGCCTCCGCTTCCTGCTCGAACTCGCGGGGCTGGCGGCGGTCGCCTACTGGGGCGTGGTGGTCGGCGATGGCCTCCTCCAGCAGGTCGCGCTGGCGGTCGGTGCGGTGGTGTTTTTTGTTGGAGTTTGGGGCCTGTTCGTCGCGCCGAAGGCGGTTCGGCGACTGGGTGATCCGGGTCGGTTGGTCGTGGAACTGATCGTGTTCGGGGTGGTCGTGGTGGCGCTGGTCTCGGTCGGGCAGATACTCGTCGGGTTCGGGTTCGGTCTGCTGGTGGTCGTGAGTGAGGTCCTCGTGGTCGTGCTCGGGCAACGGGACGAGTTGTAAGCGAACCGGGTCGAATCAGTCGGAGACAGTGAGAGCGCAAACTCGGTCGAGTGTGTCGCGGACGACGAGGGGTGAAAGCCCCCGGCGTCTCGACCTCCCGCGACTCGTTGCGCGCTTCCCTCACGAGAGCGCGTCGCTTCGCTCGCGCTCTCGTTTAGTCCAGTGCTTACGTCGTCGGGGGAGGATCGAGACGCCGGCCCCTTTCAGTCCCACCCGGAGTTTACGAAAGATCACGTCGCGTGGGTGGTCACCCGGTGAATCGTCTGCGAGTCTGGAACCCGGTCGTCGCAATCGTCTCCCCTGACCTCCCCGACTGCTGGCGACCGAACTGCGAATCGGTCTTCGCTGTCGCTCAGACACGATTCGGTTCCGGTCGCCACCAGTTCGCGTCCAATGCGGGTTCCCGGCCGTCGGCGACAGAGTCGGGTGACGAGTGTTGCGTGCGCTCTCATCTCGGTCCCGGCGCGCGCGAGGAACGTGCGCGAGGGAGAATCGCGGGCGGTGCGGAGAGCGATTCGAGGCTGGGGAGGACCGAGGTGCGGTGCTGTGCGGTGGCGGTTCCTCGCGCTAGCACGAGTCGCGGTCGC
This genomic window from Salinirubrum litoreum contains:
- a CDS encoding YrdB family protein, producing MQTTTGRPRLTPLRAASAGLRFLLELAGLAAVAYWGVVVGDGLLQQVALAVGAVVFFVGVWGLFVAPKAVRRLGDPGRLVVELIVFGVVVVALVSVGQILVGFGFGLLVVVSEVLVVVLGQRDEL